aagcaTCGCCTAGTAAGGAGCAGAGggggaaaattttattttcctataAGGCATCGCcaagtagaggagcagagggtGGAGggggttgatttttattttcctgctaaggtatggcctagcagaggagttagagggtgatgatgttgaatttcctgctaaggtgtcacctagcagaggagttagaggggggAGGTGGTGAAAAACGAGTTCGTATATGTCAAAAGTGCGCAAGAGGAAATAACCAAATGTAAACATCGCAAAAGTCGCATAATCCTATGGAAAGTAAATCGATGcagaaaataacataaataaaggaGCTCAATCTAAGAATCAGGGGGGAGACTCGATATGAAGCCCTCAAGGTCCATGAAGTCAGTAGTGGCGCCTGGCGGAGGATAGCTCTGAGCCTTGAAGAGGCCGACTGCACCCTCGAAACCCACCCTCAGGTAGTGAAAAGCTTTCGGGCCACAGATCTCGACAAATTCTTCGGATTTGAGAAATTCCTCTTTGAAGGAGGAGGCTTCTGCAACATGTCGTGCCTTGGCGTCTTTAAGCTCAGCCCGTGAATTCTTTAATTCTTTCTTCAGCATCTGGATCTCTTTAGCTTGATCCTCTATCAGCCGCTGAGACCTTTGCCTCTGTTTTGAGAGCTCGCCGCACTGGATCTGGGACTCCGACAATTGAGCTTGAGACTCCGAAAGCTCCTCAGCATGCGACACTTTCATCTCATCAATATTAGCCTGGAGTTGTTTGCGGAGAGCCTGACCCTCGCGTAATTCTTGACAAGAGTCGGATCGAGCGGCGTGAGCGCGCTCAGCCAACTCCTCGACGTACATCATGCCCTGCATAAGTAGACAATGGTGAAAAGACGACAAGAAGATCAAATGTATATTAAACATCAATCTAAAGGTTATAAGGAGAAGTATACCTCGGTGACACTGCTGCATGTCCGGCGGAGAAGGTCTGACCACCCCAGTGAACTCATGAACGCTGCATCAGCGTCGGAAGGAAGCTGATACATTATCTTCTGAGCCAGATGAGTAGGACCCCGCCCCACGATGGCCGAATCCGAAGTGTATAGAGGATGCACCGCCGATTCAAGGGGAGGCCCCTCATCGGGCTCGGACCCCTCTGGAGAAGAGACCGATACGACAGAAATCTCAGAAACCTTGCGCTTGCCATGCTGAGGGGCTGACGGGTTAAGATCGGTGGATGCCTTTTGCTTACCAGACGGAGGAGGGGACTTGGCGCGAGGAGGTGGCGAGGAGGCTCGCTTTGaggcggaggaggaggagcctgccttcttcttcttcgcAGCAGTAGGGGAGCTAGCAGGCTTCTTCGCGGTAGTAGAACAGGAAcctgttttctttttctcagcagcagaacaatctCCCTTTGGGCCCATCGTGACTGCCGGGGTAACGGACTTCTGGGGTGCTGATGAGGAACCCCCGGCCTTCATCTTGGAAAGTTCATGGAGAAATAGGGCATTC
The sequence above is a segment of the Primulina tabacum isolate GXHZ01 chromosome 6, ASM2559414v2, whole genome shotgun sequence genome. Coding sequences within it:
- the LOC142550008 gene encoding uncharacterized protein LOC142550008, producing MLVDILIFPYFLFFFCLLCYLITFLFGSLSLLAGTRVMNALFLHELSKMKAGGSSSAPQKSVTPAVTMGPKGDCSAAEKKKTGSCSTTAKKPASSPTAAKKKKAGSSSSASKRASSPPPRAKSPPPSGKQKASTDLNPSAPQHGKRKVSEISVVSVSSPEGSEPDEGPPLESAVHPLYTSDSAIVGRGPTHLAQKIMYQLPSDADAAFMSSLGWSDLLRRTCSSVTEGMMYVEELAERAHAARSDSCQELREGQALRKQLQANIDEMKVSHAEELSESQAQLSESQIQCGELSKQRQRSQRLIEDQAKEIQMLKKELKNSRAELKDAKARHVAEASSFKEEFLKSEEFVEICGPKAFHYLRVGFEGAVGLFKAQSYPPPGATTDFMDLEGFISSLPPDS